CCCAACGGCGTCATGGAGTTCATGGTCGCCGACGTGTGCGCCGCCGCCCCCAAACTCGGCGTCCACCGGATCTCCCTGAACTTCGCCGTCTTCCGCTCGGCCTTCGAGGAGGGCGCCCGCATCGGCGCCGGACCGGTCCTGCGGCTCTGGCGCCGCCTGCTGCTGTTCTTCTCCCGGTGGTGGCAACTGGAGGCCCTCTACCGCTCCAACGCCAAGTACCGCCCCGCGTGGTACCCCCGCTTCCTCTGCTACGGCGACGCCGGCTCCCTCGCCCGGGTCGGCCTCGCCTCCGGCATCGCCGAGGGCTTCGTCTCCGTACCCTCCCTGCGCAAGCTGTGGGGCAAGCGGCTGCCGAAGGGCGCGCTGCGCCCCGCCACCACCGAAGGCCTGCCGTCCCTGGCGGCGCTCGGCCTCGACGGAGGGGGCGAGGCCGCAGGCGCCGGCCCGGACGCGGGCCGGCCCGAACAGGTGCGCGTCCGGCACCACACACTCGACCGGCTGCGCGCCGCGGGCACCGACCCCTACCCGGTCGGCGTCCCGACCCGCACCCACACCCTCGCGGCCCTCGCCGGGATCCCCGCGGGCGAGACGGTCACCGTCGCCGGCCGGATCATGCGCGTCCGCGACTTCGGCGGCATCGTCTTCGTGACGCTGCGCGACTGGTCCGGCGACCACCAACTCGCCCTGACCCGCGAGGCCCTCACGCGCCAGGCCCTCGGCTCCTTCCGGGCCGGCACCGACCTCGGCGACCACCTCTGCGCGACGGGCCGGGCGGGCGTCAGCGACCGGGGCGAACCGACCGTCTTCGTGACGTCCTGGCAGCTCACCGCCAAGTGCCTGCGCCCCCTGCCCGACAAACGCCGCGGCCTCACCGACCCGGAGTCCAAGGTCCGGCTGCGCTACCTCGACCTGGTCGCGAGCCCCGCCGCACGCGACGTCGTCCGGGCCCGCTCCACCGCCGTACAGGCCCTGCGCCAGGGCCTGTTGGAGCGCGGCTACCTCGAGGTCGAGACGCCGATGCTCCAGCAGATCCACGGCGGCGCCAACGCCCGCCCCTTCACCACCCACATCAACGCCTACGACCTCGACCTCTACCTGCGCATCGCCCCCGAGCTGTACCTGAAGCGGCTGTGCGTCGGCGGCCTGGAGAAGGTCTTCGAGATGGGCCGCACCTTCCGCAACGAGGGCGTCTCCCACAAGCACAACCCCGAGTTCACGATGCTGGAGGCCTACCAGGCGTACGCCGACTACGACGTGATGCTCGACCTGGTCCGCGAGCTGATCCAGGGCGCGGCCACGGCCGCCTTCGGCTCGCCCCTCGCCCGCAAGGACGGGCGGGAGTACGACATCTCGGGGCAGTGGCCGGTCCGGACGGTCCACGGCGCGATCTCGGAGGCCCTCGGCGAGGAGATCGACGCCGACACCCACCTGACGGTCCTGCACCGGCACTGCGACCGCGCCAAAGTCCCGTACACACCGGACGACGGCCGCGGCGACGTCATCCTGGAGATGTACGAACGCCTCGTCGAGGAGAAGACCCGACTCCCCACCTTCTACAAGGACTTCCCCACGGACGTCTCACCGCTGACCCGACAGCACCGCACGGACCCCCGGCTGGCCGAACGCTGGGACCTGGTCGCCTTCGGCACCGAACTGGGCACCGCCTACTCGGAGTTGACCGACCCGGTCGAACAACGCCGCCGCCTCACCGAGCAGTCCCTGCTGGCCGCCGGCGGAGACCCCGAGGCGATGGAACTCGACGAGGACTTCCTCGACGCCCTCGAATACGCCATGCCCCCGACCGGCGGCCTCGGCATCGGCGTCGACCGCCTCGTCATGTTCCTCACCGGCCTCACCATCCGCGAGACCCTCCCGTTCCCCCTGGTACGCCACCGCTGACGAGCCTCGGTCGACCGTCCGGGGCCGCCGTTGCGCCGGGCGGGTGGAATCGTGCCGCCGATGCGGTGTCGGTGTGGTGCGTCGGGGGCCGGCCGGGCGACTGATGACTGCATGAAGAAGGATCAGTTGTTCACCCGGCGCCGGGCGTTGCTCGCCGCCGGCGCCGCCGCCGTCGGAGCCGTCGGCACGGCCGGAGTGTTCGGGTGGGGCGGCGACGGCAAGCCGGTCAAGGCCGCCCCCGCCGCCGGCGCCCCGCCGCGCAGCCTCCCGCTGAAGCCCTCCGCCTACCGCCTCCAGCCGCTGACCGGATACGCCCCCCCACGCGCCGCGCCCGCCCTCACCCCGGTGCGCAGCGAACCGCTGCTGAAGATGACCGGCCCCGGCAGCACCATGGTGCTGACCTTCGACGACGGCCCCGACCCCCGCTACACCCCCGGCATCCTCGACACCCTGGCCGAGTACGACGTGCGCGCGATGTTCTTCGTGTGCGGGGAGATGGCCGTCGACAACCAGGACCTGCTGGAACGCATGGCCGACGAGGGCCACATCGTCGGCAACCACACCTGGTCCCACCCCCTGCTCACGAAGCTCACCCGCCGTCAGATCCACTCCGAGATGGCCCGCACCAGCGACGTCATCGAGGAGGGCTACGGCGAGCGGCCCCGCTGGTTCCGCGCCCCCTACGGCGCCTGGAACCGCGCCGCCTTCCAGCTCGGCGCCGAACTCGGCATGGAACCCCTCGCCTGGACGATCGATACCCTCGACTGGACCACCCCCGGCACCGGCTCCATCGTCCAGCGGGTAGAGCACGGCGCCGCCCCCGGCGTCGTGGTGCTCTCGCACGACGCCGGGGGCGACCGCTCCCAGAGCGTGCGGGCCCTGCGCGCCTATCTGCCGGAGCTGCTGAACTCCGGCTATCGCATCACCGTCCCGCACCGGCAGTACACCTGACGCAGGCCCCGCCCCGCCCCTCTCCCCCCGCCCCGCCCGCCTGGTCGAGAACCGCTCAGCGGACCTCGACCAGGCGGGCGAAGGCGACGACGTTCCCGTCGTATCCGTTCGCCTTGGAGAAACCGCCGCCGCAGGTGATGACCCGCAGTTCGGGAGAGCCCTTGGAGGCGTAGACGCGGTCGCCGGGGAAGTTGTTCTTCGCGAAGACCTCGATGCCGTAGATCTCGAAGACCGCGGTCTTTCCGTCCTGCCGCGCCACTTCGACGCGGTTTCCCTTCTTCAGCGCCCCGAGACCGTAGAAGACGGCGGGGCCCAGTTTGTTGTCGACATGGCCGACGACGACCGCCGTGCCCTTCTCGCCGGGCGAGACCCCGCCCGTGAACCAGCCGGCCAGGTTCGGGTCCTCCGGCGGCGGCGCGCCGACCCAGCCGTCCGTGTCCAGACCGACCGCCATGACCGGCGCGTCCACCCGGATCGCGGGGATCCGCACCCGGTTCGGCGCGGCGTACGGCAGCGCGGCCGCGGCCACGCCGAAGGTGCCGCCGGCGGTGCGGCTGTCCGCGGCCGCCGCCGAGGCCGGCTGCGGCGGGCCGATGTCGAATTCTCCCGACCCGTTCCGGATGAGCGCGAGACCGGCCAGCAGAACAAGCGCTATCACCCCCCAAGGGGCGCGCTTCTTCTGCCGCTCCTCGTCTTCCGCCGCCTCGGACAGCTCGTACGCAGACATTCGCCATCCCCTTTCGACGCGGCCGTCGCCACGTCCTTCTCGCGCATATGAGAACGCTAAGTCCCGCGCGGGAAACCGGCGACGGGGCAGCGGCGAACGGGTGGCACCGGTGTCCCTCGGTGCGCCATCCGAGTTGCCGACGGCAGGAATTTTCTGACGGTCCGTGACCTGCGGCGATATCCGATTGTGTGCATTTCGCTCGGCGTGTCCTCTCACCAGGACGGACCATTCCCGAAATGCGGGCGCGCGCACGGCATCTGAGGGTCAGTCCGGGAGGTGCTTTCTCGCCGACATGCCGGGGCCGGGCCCCGGGGCGCCTTCCGCGGAGGATCACATGCGAACCACTCGTGTCCTGGCGGCCTCGGCGGTCTCAGCCGTCGCCGTCGCCGCCCTCGGCCTCGCCGCACCCACGGCGCTCGCCCGCGACGGCATGGGCGCCAACCCGAGCAACATCGTCGTCCTGCCCAGCGTCATCGCCCGCGGCGGCCAGATCAGCGTCACCGTCGACGGCTGCCCCGGGGGCGGCACCATGACCTCGCCCGCCTTCGGGACGGCCCCCCTGACCGCGCTCCTCGGCAGCAGCAGCCAGACCGCCAAGGGCACGGCCACCATCAACGACAACGCCCAGCCCGGCACCTACGACATCACCGTCACCTGCTCCGGACGGCCCCTGACCCGCCCCGCCGCCTTCACCGTCATCGGCGGGGTCCGCGGCGGTCTCGGCGGCAGCACCACCACCGGCGCCACCCCGACCGACATGGCCATCGGCGGCGGGCTCGTCGCCGCGGCCCTGGTCGGCGGTGGTCTGTTCTGGATGCGGCGCCGCGCCGAGCGCCACATCTGAGCCGCACCCCGTCCCCTCGAACGACCGCACACAGCGCAGGCCTTCGCCCCGGATCCCAGCAGGGACAGGGGCGAAGGCCTGCGCGCGGCGGGACCGTCGGCCGTCAGCCGGCGTCCTCACCGGCGCGGCGCCGGGAGAACCAGTACGCGGCACCGACCGATCCGGCGATGAGCGCGGCGCCCATCCCGATCTCCTTCAGGTCGAACCCGGCGACGCTGCCGCCCTCACCGGCGTGCACACCCTGCGGCACCGGATAGGGCTCGGGCGTGGGACGGGCCGGACGGCCGCCGGCGATCGTCAGCTCCTTGACGGCGCTGATGCCGCCGCAGCCGAACGTCACCCGGTACGACGCGCCCGCCTTGGCCTCCCAGTGGATCAGAGCCACCGCCGACGAGGACCCCTTCGGGATGACGACCGTGCCGAACACCTCCGACGAGACCGTCACGGAACTGCGGCAGCCACTGGCGCTCCGGTCCACCTGAAGGGTGACCTGCCCGCCCGCCACGATGGTCGAGGGCAGCGCGGTGTAGCCGTTGGACATGACGTAGTGGTTGTCGTCGCCGTCACTGGCGACGGCGGCGGGTGCGGAGAAGGTCAGGGCGGTGACGCCCAGCAGAGCGGCCGAAGCGACGCGTATCGCGCGCATGGTGGATCCTCCGGTCCCCGAGGAGCAGCCTGCGGACCTCTTCCGCTTGCGCCATAAATGCACCTCGATGACCGAAACGCTAGGAACATGTGTGCGCCTCCGCGATCGGGGTCGCGCGAATGGGGCAAGCGTGTGGGCCGCACGGGGGACGCCGTTCGTGCGACCGGGGGACGGCGGCGGCGTGGCGGCCGTCCCCCGGCGCGGGAACGTGAGGTGAGCGGGCGTCGACCCTTGAGGAGCCCCAGTCCCTGAAGAGTCCCCGCCCCTGAAGAGCCTCAGCCCTTGATGTGCGGGAAGAGGTGGAGGAACGGTTCCGCCGATGCGGTGATGCCCCGGCTGTAGGGCGCGTCGAAGTCCCAGATCAGGAAGAGCAGGAAGGCGATGAGCGCGGAGAACAGTCCGGCCAGGACCAGTTCCCGGGGCGTACGCCGGATCTGCAGCGCGAAGACCATGCCGATGGTGATCGCGGCCCCGGCCAGCAGCCCGAACCACACCACGCCGGGCATGGTCGCCCCGGTCGACTCCGCGCGGGCGTTGCGTGCCTGGTCCGCGGCGGCCATCTGGTCGAGCAGCGGCTGGTAGGCCTGCGCCTGGAAGTCGGTCGCCGGCTGGTAGTCCGTGACGTCGACCCGGACCCGCTGGAGGAGTTCGTCGCCGCGCTCGGTCACCTCGCCGTCGTCGGCCATCTTCTTCCACTCGACGGTGACGACGTGTCCGACATAGGCGTTGACATCCTCCCGAATGCGGTCACGGACGTCGGCCGGGTAGACCCGCACCCGCTCCGAGATCTCGTGCAGCGCCTGGGCCTCCGCCTGGACGTGGTCCTGGGCGACGCTGCGCGCCTCCCAGACGCCCGCGATGGCCAGGCCCAGGACGATGGCGTACACCACGCCGATCCACATCGTCATGTACTCGATGACGTCCGGGGTCTCGGAGGGGTCCTCGTCCTCGGGCGCCCTGCGGTGCCGTACGAGGGTGACGATGACCACCACCGCGCAGGCGGCGAGCATCGCGAGGGTGAGAACAAGCCATTCCGGCAAGAGATGCCTCCAGCATCGGCGTTAACGCGGTCGCAGCGCGGCGACGGCGATCACCGCGGGCACGGTGATGAGCAGGACGTAGGTGACCGGCGACTGGCCGCCGCGGGCGGGCCGCTGGTGCGCCGAGGGGTGGTACGCCGGGTAGTGCACCGGGGTCACGGAGGGGCGCGGCGTGGGCGTGGGCGTCGGCTGGGGGGTGGGAGTCGGCGTGGGCTTCGGCGGCGGTGGGGGAGCCGGCCGGGGGAGTGGTGCCGCGGGCCGGGGCGGTGCGGGCGCCGGGGGCGGCGGCTTCGGGCGCGGCTTCGGCGCCGGAGGTTTCGGCTCCGGCGTCGGCGTCGGCTCGGGGGTGGGTGCCGGCGGTGGGGTCGGGGGCGGTGTGGGGGTCGGCGTCGGCTTGGGGGGCTTCGGTTTCGCCGGCGTGGGAGTCGGGGTGGGCGTCGGCGTCGGTTTGGGGCACACCGGGGGAGTCGGCCACGGGTGACTCCCCGCGACCGCCACCGCCTCGATGCCGTCCGGGCCCGTCGAGGTGTACGCGCACGCGTCGGCCGCGGCCACCCCGGCCGGTGCGGCCGCGAGGATCCAGGCCACGGTCATCAGGGCCAACGCCCTGGTGACGAGGGCGGATCGGGTCAGTTCGGGTCCATGCACGACGGAGATCATGCGGCCTCGCGCACCGGCGCACGCCCACGCCGGGCGAGGATTGCCCCGAACGGGGGAAGTTCACGTTCAGAGGTTTGACCTGGGCGCGGAGCCGGTCGGATGCCTGGTCGATTCGGAGGCCGATCACAGGTCGCGGAAAGTTTTTTGTGCCGGGTTTGAACGCAACGACCACCCCTCTGCGTATTCAGGACCGTGCGGCGGCGCAGCAGGGCGCTGCAACACCCTTGTGACGATCGGGGAGTTGTTGACGATGAAGACCACCTGGCGGAGCGCCTCACTCGCGGCGGGCACTGTGGCCGTTCTGGCGCTGACTACGGCGTGCGGATCGGAAAGCGGCACGTCGGCGTCGAGCCAGAACGTCGGGGCCACGGCTCCCGCCGGTGGCATCGCGGGCGTCGGCGGCGGCTACGGCGGTGTCGGCGCCGGTGCGAGCGCCAGTGCCAGTGCCCCGGCCGGTGTCGGCGCGGGTACGGGCACCGACACCGGTGCCCAGTCCACCGATGCCGGTGAGCTGGCCATCTCCGCGAACGCCGAGCTCGGCAAGATCCTTACCGACAGTGCAGGCAAGACCCTCTACCGCTTCGACGCGGACACCGCTGAGCCCCCGAAGTCCAACTGCGAGGGCGACTGCGCGACCACCTGGCCGCCGGTGTCCGCCGACGACATCAGCGCCGGCGACGGCATCGACAAGTCGCTGCTGGGCGAGACCACCCGTCCCGACGGCAGCAAGCAGCTCACCGTGGGCGGCTGGCCCGCCTACTACTACGCGAAGGACGCCAACCCCGGTGACACCACCGGCCAGGGCGTGGGCAACAAGTGGTTCGCGCTGGCTCCCGACGGCAAGAAGGCCAAGACGGAGTCCCAGTCCGCCCTGGCGGGGCTGTCCGTGCGCAAGGACCCGAAGCTGGGCGACATCGTCGTCGACAAGAACGGCATGACGGTCTACCGCTTCCTCAAGGACAAGGCGTGGCCCAAGCCGGTGTCGAACTGCAACGGTGCCTGCCTGGAGAAGTGGCCGGTCGTCGCGCCGGTCGAGGCCAACGACACCGAGGGCGTCCAGAAGAAGGGCCTCATGAGCTTCACCCGGGGCGACGGCGTCAAGCAGCAGACGGTCAACTGCTCGCCTATC
The Streptomyces sp. NBC_01485 genome window above contains:
- the lysX gene encoding bifunctional lysylphosphatidylglycerol synthetase/lysine--tRNA ligase LysX codes for the protein MSATVERAAAEDTPGPPRRPAGRHLGRVPEAFAAFLGALGLLCVLLALVPPLRRLLRPVVRFLDLLTVPVSANLAYAVFLFLLAAATAARKKVAWWLVVVYLGLLVLTDILGVALGLYAESVPSLVVCALALVLLVVARREFYAASRRAALRRALAVLCVGLGLAILAGWGLVELFPGTLPRGQRFGWAANHVLGGLVSTRSFDGRPPHALFFLLGLFGALALLNAAATLFRSQRLEAALHGDEESRIRALLKAYGEQDSLGYFATRRDKAVVFSPSAKAAVTYRVEAGVCLASGDPVGDREAWPHAIAAWLDAARRHAWAPAVMGASEDGAKAFARAGLGALQLGDEAILHVASFDLAGRGMRVTRQAVNRVRRTGATCRVRRHSTLTDQEMEEVVDRADAWRDTETERGFSMALDRLGDPADGDCLLVEALDEDGRLLALLSFVPWGTDGISLDLMRRDRSAPNGVMEFMVADVCAAAPKLGVHRISLNFAVFRSAFEEGARIGAGPVLRLWRRLLLFFSRWWQLEALYRSNAKYRPAWYPRFLCYGDAGSLARVGLASGIAEGFVSVPSLRKLWGKRLPKGALRPATTEGLPSLAALGLDGGGEAAGAGPDAGRPEQVRVRHHTLDRLRAAGTDPYPVGVPTRTHTLAALAGIPAGETVTVAGRIMRVRDFGGIVFVTLRDWSGDHQLALTREALTRQALGSFRAGTDLGDHLCATGRAGVSDRGEPTVFVTSWQLTAKCLRPLPDKRRGLTDPESKVRLRYLDLVASPAARDVVRARSTAVQALRQGLLERGYLEVETPMLQQIHGGANARPFTTHINAYDLDLYLRIAPELYLKRLCVGGLEKVFEMGRTFRNEGVSHKHNPEFTMLEAYQAYADYDVMLDLVRELIQGAATAAFGSPLARKDGREYDISGQWPVRTVHGAISEALGEEIDADTHLTVLHRHCDRAKVPYTPDDGRGDVILEMYERLVEEKTRLPTFYKDFPTDVSPLTRQHRTDPRLAERWDLVAFGTELGTAYSELTDPVEQRRRLTEQSLLAAGGDPEAMELDEDFLDALEYAMPPTGGLGIGVDRLVMFLTGLTIRETLPFPLVRHR
- a CDS encoding class F sortase gives rise to the protein MSAYELSEAAEDEERQKKRAPWGVIALVLLAGLALIRNGSGEFDIGPPQPASAAAADSRTAGGTFGVAAAALPYAAPNRVRIPAIRVDAPVMAVGLDTDGWVGAPPPEDPNLAGWFTGGVSPGEKGTAVVVGHVDNKLGPAVFYGLGALKKGNRVEVARQDGKTAVFEIYGIEVFAKNNFPGDRVYASKGSPELRVITCGGGFSKANGYDGNVVAFARLVEVR
- a CDS encoding bestrophin-like domain, giving the protein MPEWLVLTLAMLAACAVVVIVTLVRHRRAPEDEDPSETPDVIEYMTMWIGVVYAIVLGLAIAGVWEARSVAQDHVQAEAQALHEISERVRVYPADVRDRIREDVNAYVGHVVTVEWKKMADDGEVTERGDELLQRVRVDVTDYQPATDFQAQAYQPLLDQMAAADQARNARAESTGATMPGVVWFGLLAGAAITIGMVFALQIRRTPRELVLAGLFSALIAFLLFLIWDFDAPYSRGITASAEPFLHLFPHIKG
- a CDS encoding polysaccharide deacetylase family protein, which codes for MKKDQLFTRRRALLAAGAAAVGAVGTAGVFGWGGDGKPVKAAPAAGAPPRSLPLKPSAYRLQPLTGYAPPRAAPALTPVRSEPLLKMTGPGSTMVLTFDDGPDPRYTPGILDTLAEYDVRAMFFVCGEMAVDNQDLLERMADEGHIVGNHTWSHPLLTKLTRRQIHSEMARTSDVIEEGYGERPRWFRAPYGAWNRAAFQLGAELGMEPLAWTIDTLDWTTPGTGSIVQRVEHGAAPGVVVLSHDAGGDRSQSVRALRAYLPELLNSGYRITVPHRQYT
- a CDS encoding SCO0930 family lipoprotein yields the protein MKTTWRSASLAAGTVAVLALTTACGSESGTSASSQNVGATAPAGGIAGVGGGYGGVGAGASASASAPAGVGAGTGTDTGAQSTDAGELAISANAELGKILTDSAGKTLYRFDADTAEPPKSNCEGDCATTWPPVSADDISAGDGIDKSLLGETTRPDGSKQLTVGGWPAYYYAKDANPGDTTGQGVGNKWFALAPDGKKAKTESQSALAGLSVRKDPKLGDIVVDKNGMTVYRFLKDKAWPKPVSNCNGACLEKWPVVAPVEANDTEGVQKKGLMSFTRGDGVKQQTVNCSPIYTFTGDKAAGDTNGQGVGGTWYAVAPDGKLVGAPAQ